AACAAGCAGCCAGAAACTGGATGTGCTGCATCACCTCCAAAGCCCATTTTATCCAAGCAGAGACTCATGTAAAGGTGCACTTCCCGGCAGCATGAGCTGCTGCAGTCGCACATCCCAGGTGGTGgtcctgcctgccagcagcattGGTGCCAGCAGACCTTGCAGGCAGCAAATTGCTGAGAACGGATATTCTTCCAGGGGGTCTGGGAGCTTTCAGCTGTCTGAGCTCCCCGAACCAGCTCATCTGAGTCCCCGGCCACAGCACAAGGAAAGGTCATGGGAGAAGGGGGAGCAGCGTCCTTTACCTGGACAAACCCAGGCTGCCCCAGAACTGCATGCTAAGATCACAAACTGGAGCAGATGATCTCTTTTGTCAGCTCTTCTTTATAGCATCTAGCACTGCGTGTGGCGATTCATTGGTAGGTGTCACATCATGACATTAACATACAAATAAGAAACAATTATATTAAGCAATTATTAATGTTACCAAGCATGAGGGTCGATTATAATTCCCAGTGAGGAAGTTACAGACTTTATCAGCACAGCTGATGACTACCTTGAACCATTCAGAATGGTTTTAAGGCTCTGGACTGGGCTGGCCCTTGGCCATGCTGACTCCCTACACCTGTGCAGAGCTCCTGGGGTGATCCTGCTTCCATACTGGGACCAGCACAGCAAGAGCTGGTCTGCGGGTGAGGAGTCAGCACTGCTGCCATGAGGTAAGTGAGGAATTTTTCTACTGTgctgtgcttttcatttttcccatTCTGAAATTACATCAGAAATTTTCTTTGGGGCTTTTGGCATTAGAATTAAGCGACTTTCGAGTAGAGACCAAGTCTGGGGAAATGTATACCAAAAATGGCTACCTGGGAAAGCTTTGATCCAACAGGAGGGAGGGTTTGACACTATACATTGAAATCTGTGTTCCAGAGCTAAGAatatcaaagcaatttttttttttttttatagttgtaTTTGGTTTTGGCTTTCAGAGATACAAGAATAACTGGTTCCCGTATAAGTAAAACAGTCATAGGGAAGAGTTTAAGGAGATGGTGAGGGCTGGTGCTCAAAATCTTCACAGCCACATGCTCTCACCAATGCTCAAAGCACAGCAGGGCCTTTCACAGCAGGTCAATATATTACTGCTCCAGATCAAATGGAGCAAAGTGAGTCAGCTTTTATTGTAGCCTCTGGCCTAAATCCTTTTATAGGGCTTGTGATGCCTTCGGGCTTGTGCCCCCCACTCAGGGGATCTTGGGTCTGCAGGACTGAGCTCCTGTTTCTGCAGCGTGGCTGGATCCCAGCCTGCTTCCACAGACAGCCCCCACGGTGTGGGGCGGCTGCTGGGATAACAGCAGTGTTCCAGTGACCCGAACGTTTCTAGAGGAATAGCAGAAGGATAATCAAGAGCCTCTGACGGAGCTCGCAGTTTCAGTGTTAAATAACACCCGCTCATGGCAGTTGGGGGGGGCAGGACTCATTCCAGAACTATTAATATAGCCCCTATTTATACACCTAGGTTCCTGCAAATGGCACAGCAGAGAGCTACAGCTGCAGAGCTAAAATGGAATAAATGTCAGCCTCCAGGGAGAAAGCAATCCTTTCAGCCACCATGTGGAAAGGAGACGGTGAAAGGATAGAACACAGGGCAGGTTTCAGACCTGAGAAAGCGGAGCGAGCTCATCGCAGCACCCTGAGATTGCAGCCGGTGGGCAGAGCCAGCCAGTAACCTCCCTGCAGCCAGCAAATCCGTGCTGAGAGGCTGCCAGAAACGCACACTCAGCGTCACACGGAGCACCTACCGATACTGGTAGAGACAAGGCGGGGATTCGAGCTGCCGCTCTACTGATCCAGTACCAGGTGTGACTCAGGACAAAGGAGCAAAAGCCTGAAAGGACGTTTTGGGGGGACTTTAAGTGCATTGTCTGCTGGACTGGAAAGATGATGGAGGGCACGGGAGGGCCGTATCTGAACACTGCTGCTGTGACATCCCCTGTGGGAATAGCTCGTTTGCTGCAGATGATGTTTGGATGCACCACGTTCAGCCTGGTGGCCCACCAAGGGGGATTCAGTGCAGCATACGGCACTTTCTGCATGTTTGTCTGGACCTTCTGTTTTGCCATCACTGTCTTCATCATCACCTGTGAATTCACACATCTGCACAGCTGCCTGAGCATTTCCTGGGGGAACTTCACTGCTGCTTTTGCCATGCTTGCCACGCTCATGTCCGTCACGGCCGCCGTGATCTACCCGCTCTACTTTGTCCAGCTTGGCTGTTACCCCATCGGCTGTGAGGTGAGAGACTTTCGCATCGCAGCCAGTGTCTTCGCAGGCCTCCTGTTTGTTGCGTATGCCACCGAGGTGTTCTTAACCAGggcaaaaccaggacaagtcACCAGCTACATGGCCACCGTCTCCGGGCTCCTGAAAATCGTGCAGGCCTTCGTGGCCTGCATCATCTTTGGGGCACTGGTGAACGACAGCCAGCACAGCAAATATGTGGCAATGCAGTGGTGTGTGGCTGTCTACAGCTTTTGCTTTGTGGTGACAGTGGTGGTAGTGGCCTTCAGCGTCACAGGTAAGACTGCCTTGCTGTGGTTCCCCTTCGAGCGCTCTGTGGTTGTCTACACCTTTGCGGCCGTGCTGCTGTATGTGAGCGCAGCGGTCATCTGGCCGGTGTTCTGCTTCGACAGCAAGtacggctccccgcggcgccccggCCTCTGTGCCAAGGGCAGGTGCCCCTGGGACAGCCAGCTGGTGATTGCCATCTTCACCTACGTGAACCTGCTGCTCTATGTGGTGGACCTGGCGTACTCCCAGCGCATCCGCTTTGTCTCGCACCTCTGAAATGCGGGTCTGCCGCTGCAAAGCCATCCCAGCGCCGTAAGCAACAGCagctggggatgcagcaggagACGGGATGCAGGGAAGGGAGGCACTGATTAGGCATGCACACAAGAACCATCAACCAAACTTCAAGGTCAAGACTGACTGGACCAGCCAATTAATGACCTGTAGTGGGTGGGCTGCAGCTGATGCTGGGAAAAGCCCACCTCCCCCATCGTTCAACATCTGCCCCAGCCGCCTGGTGCCAGAGCGAAGAAACGATGCAGCTCAAAGTATGCAAAATGGCCTTTCATATCCAGGCAGCAGAGATGCTTGCTGCAACAGCGGGTCTGCAGGCTACTGGATTACTGAGCCAAATATTAGGAAAGACACCAAGGATTTTGAAACTGTTACCAACACTTAACTGTAATCAAGTGACTACCCAGGAAGTGGGAAAGTTAAAAGCTGCATCAAGGAACACCAGTTCTGGAGATGAAAAACAATCCCTCAGAGTTTGGGTTAGTTTGGGCTGTGTGGTGAGCCATGAAATGCTTGCAAGTGTGGGAAATTCCAGTCAGGATGTTTCTGAGAAGAACATCATAGTTGTAATAGTATTTTGAAGATTACcagtcctttcccttcctctcccctccttcgctgtttagcacagaaaaagaatatCCTCAAGCACGCACCTTGGGGGGAAGCATGGGATATTCCTATTTAGCAAACACTGAGtcattacagaaatgaaaatttgCGAAATCGGGGCTTTACTGCCAGAAACAGGGTGCAGAACAGAGCCGAACTGCAAAATAACCATGTGTAACTTGACGTCCTCGCTCAAGCAGGACCAGAAGGCACCTTGGCACGTGCTTTGTCTCAGTTCATATGCCACCGTTTCTTTATACTGatgtcaagaatttttttttctggaagcttAAAGATAAAttctggggggaggggggaaagggatgCAGAGATGAATTGATCTCACAGCGCTGCATAAAAGACCAAACCTGGGGGGGCAGATGGGACAGGACACGACAAAACTTGCGTACAATGATAACAAATGGGGAGTGCTGCTCAGACCAGATCAGGCACTAGGATTCCCGAGCTCTTTGCGTCACCAACGAGCTGCGTTTCTCTGACCCATCCCTGACAAAACACCCACTTTGAAGTCCCACATTGCATGGCTCAGATTTCAAGCTTAATAGGAAGAAATGTTCTTCATTTCTGATCCAGTGAGAAACCAAAGCAGTCTGAGTACTTGTGCAGAAAGCATGCAGACTAGATAGGTTTGATTAAAATCTAAAGTAGCTGACTGTCAGaagcaagatttattttttaaccaaattaaaataaagctgaatGGCAGACTTACGTATGTCTCCAGAGATTTGTATACTGTCATCTTGCTCTCCACACAGCTTTTATTTCACCAGACACAGCCCTTCTGCTTTCTGCCGGAAAGCACAGCTCAATTTATTTTGATGTATGAAGCCTGAACGCAGCCCCAAAAAGTATATACGCAAGATGGCTGAGAGCTCTGACTGACATTCTTTGTAGCAGAGTCActcaggaaaaaggaaggaaacttaCTTTTCATTAGTGCTTTGTATGGcgtttgaaaagcaaaggaaaattgtTGGGACAGGTTGTGTTGGATAATTCTGCTACTGAGTAAGAACCAGCCTTTAGCAGTGGCAAGAATCGGTATCCAGCATAAAAGGAATGCACTGAACAGCCTTCCGACGGGTTTTTCTCTTCCGCAAGTCCCCATTAAGGGCAGGAAGTCTGGAAGATAATGGTCCAGCAAGAGGCTGGCCAGCTTGTTCTAGGGCAAGACCCAAGACTATAGATATAAACCAGGACATCGGAGAGCTTTAATTCTTGTCACCCAAACAAATTAAGGGGTTGTACAAATAAGAAATGCTAACTtgagaaaagaaatccatttgtATTGGAGGAGGCAGTATACAGAGAGCCACTGAACACAAAAGAAACCTTGAGCATTTATGATGTATTCTTTTTAAACCCGTCAACCTGGACAAAT
This window of the Calonectris borealis chromosome 20, bCalBor7.hap1.2, whole genome shotgun sequence genome carries:
- the MYADML2 gene encoding myeloid-associated differentiation marker-like protein 2 is translated as MMEGTGGPYLNTAAVTSPVGIARLLQMMFGCTTFSLVAHQGGFSAAYGTFCMFVWTFCFAITVFIITCEFTHLHSCLSISWGNFTAAFAMLATLMSVTAAVIYPLYFVQLGCYPIGCEVRDFRIAASVFAGLLFVAYATEVFLTRAKPGQVTSYMATVSGLLKIVQAFVACIIFGALVNDSQHSKYVAMQWCVAVYSFCFVVTVVVVAFSVTGKTALLWFPFERSVVVYTFAAVLLYVSAAVIWPVFCFDSKYGSPRRPGLCAKGRCPWDSQLVIAIFTYVNLLLYVVDLAYSQRIRFVSHL